In Gossypium raimondii isolate GPD5lz chromosome 12, ASM2569854v1, whole genome shotgun sequence, a single window of DNA contains:
- the LOC105762133 gene encoding phospholipase A(1) DAD1, chloroplastic: MRIAAIAVTIPKLTHYTIPSSTIINPLKLNENSEFSWTPLKHDSVLTHSNSGKLAKHWMEYQGINNWEGLLDPLDDVLRSEILKYGRFVEAAYQSFDFDPSSPTYATSKFHKNSILTRSCIGETGYKPTKHLRATCGIQLPGWVDRGPSWVSTRSSWIGYVAVCQDKEEIARLGRRDVVIAFRGTATCLEWLENLRATLTCLPDDVVNVVGPENGGAMVESGFLSLYTSDSDTCPSLQHMVREEIGTVLQTYGDEPLSFTITGHSLGAALATLAAYDINSTFSDAPMVTVISFGGPRVGNQNFRCQLEKSGTKILRIVNSDDLITKVPGFVIDSDDTEMTSNQALNVVGLPRWVRKRVEDAPLVYADVGQELRLSSKECPYLCKEGVVSCHELSTYLHLVNGFVSSNCPFRATAMRVLYKHHRQKLGSY, encoded by the coding sequence ATGAGAATTGCTGCTATTGCAGTCACTATTCCAAAGCTCACTCATTACACTATCCCTTCTTCCACCATTATCAATCCTCTAAAGCTTAATGAAAACTCTGAGTTTTCATGGACACCTTTGAAGCATGACTCAGTTTTGACTCACTCTAACTCAGGGAAACTCGCAAAGCATTGGATGGAGTATCAAGGGATAAACAACTGGGAAGGCTTGCTTGATCCACTCGATGATGTTTTACGAAgtgagattttaaaatacggCCGGTTCGTGGAAGCGGCTTACCAATCTTTCGATTTTGATCCGTCGTCACCTACTTACGCTACGTCTAAGTTCCACAAGAACTCGATACTGACTCGGTCGTGCATTGGGGAGACCGGTTATAAACCCACCAAACACTTACGAGCTACGTGTGGGATTCAGTTGCCGGGTTGGGTAGACAGGGGACCGAGTTGGGTTTCGACTCGGTCTAGCTGGATCGGGTACGTGGCGGTTTGTCAGGATAAGGAAGAAATCGCCAGGCTCGGCCGGCGGGATGTCGTGATTGCCTTCAGAGGCACCGCTACTTGTTTAGAATGGCTAGAGAATTTACGCGCCACGCTGACGTGTCTCCCTGATGACGTGGTTAACGTTGTGGGCCCCGAAAACGGTGGGGCCATGGTGGAGAGTGGGTTCTTAAGCCTCTACACTTCGGATAGCGACACGTGTCCCAGTTTACAACACATGGTAAGGGAAGAAATCGGGACGGTACTCCAAACCTACGGCGACGAACCTCTTAGCTTTACCATCACCGGCCACAGCCTCGGAGCTGCACTCGCCACCCTCGCGGCGTACGACATAAACTCCACTTTTTCCGACGCGCCAATGGTCACCGTCATCTCGTTCGGCGGACCGCGCGTCGGGAACCAAAACTTCCGATGCCAACTAGAGAAAAGCGGGACAAAGATTCTACGTATAGTAAACTCCGACGACCTTATCACCAAAGTACCGGGCTTCGTAATCGACAGCGACGACACGGAAATGACAAGCAACCAAGCTCTGAACGTGGTGGGGTTGCCGAGATGGGTACGGAAACGCGTGGAAGACGCGCCGCTGGTTTATGCTGATGTGGGACAAGAACTGAGATTAAGCAGTAAAGAATGCCCGTACTTGTGTAAGGAAGGCGTAGTGAGTTGCCATGAACTCAGTACTTATCTCCATTTAGTAAATGGTTTCGTTAGTTCAAACTGTCCTTTCAGGGCCACCGCCATGAGAGTATTATATAAGCATCACCGGCAAAAACTGGGAagttattaa